A portion of the Algimonas porphyrae genome contains these proteins:
- a CDS encoding glutamate-5-semialdehyde dehydrogenase, translated as MTTAVTDLGHYMSDVGQAARFAASKLRSCDLHSRQEAIENISLSITEASDRILTANAQDVSDFGAKGLSDAMLDRLRLDQTRLQSIADSVKAIAVQPDPLNLVQTEWTRPNGLTLRKVTVPIGVIGMIYESRPNVTVDAAALCLLSGNAVILRGGSDAVRSNRALHEAIMEGLRHSELPRDTVQLLKTQDRNAVGMMLTGLDGAIDLIIPRGGKGLVARVQSDARIPVLAHLDGLNHTYVHHSADKQMAIDVIANAKMRRTGICGATETILIDRAIASDLLPDLAARLVSLGCDLRGDTASRGLSDHVRPASETDFRTEHLAAILNIAIVDGMAVAIAHIGQYGSGHTDAIIATDQAAAQAFLRNVDSAIVMHNASTQFADGGEFGFGAEIGIATGRLHARGPVGAQHLTTYKYHVIGTGTVRA; from the coding sequence ATGACCACCGCCGTCACGGATCTCGGTCACTATATGTCAGACGTCGGTCAGGCTGCCCGCTTTGCTGCCTCGAAGCTAAGGTCATGTGACCTTCACTCTCGTCAAGAAGCCATTGAAAACATTTCCTTATCGATCACAGAGGCAAGCGACAGGATCCTCACGGCTAATGCGCAGGATGTCTCGGATTTTGGTGCAAAGGGCCTGAGTGATGCGATGCTGGATCGCCTGCGTCTGGATCAAACGCGTCTACAATCGATCGCGGATAGCGTCAAAGCGATCGCCGTTCAGCCTGACCCTCTCAATCTGGTCCAGACAGAATGGACGCGCCCGAACGGGCTGACGTTGCGAAAAGTAACGGTCCCGATCGGCGTTATCGGGATGATCTATGAAAGTCGCCCCAACGTTACCGTCGATGCGGCGGCACTTTGCCTCCTGTCGGGCAATGCGGTCATCCTTCGCGGGGGTTCGGACGCTGTCAGGTCCAATCGCGCGCTGCATGAAGCGATCATGGAGGGTTTGCGCCATTCCGAATTGCCGCGCGATACCGTCCAGCTTCTCAAGACGCAGGACCGCAACGCTGTCGGCATGATGCTGACGGGACTGGACGGGGCCATCGATTTGATCATACCGAGAGGCGGCAAGGGTCTTGTCGCTCGCGTACAATCGGATGCGCGTATTCCCGTACTCGCCCATCTCGATGGGCTCAACCATACCTATGTTCACCATTCGGCGGACAAGCAGATGGCCATCGATGTGATTGCTAACGCCAAGATGCGCCGAACCGGTATTTGCGGCGCAACGGAGACCATACTGATCGATCGGGCCATCGCCTCGGACCTGTTACCGGATCTGGCCGCACGCCTTGTCTCCCTCGGATGCGATCTTCGCGGCGACACGGCCAGCCGGGGGCTGTCCGACCATGTTCGCCCAGCTTCGGAGACCGACTTCCGAACGGAACATCTGGCGGCCATACTCAATATTGCGATCGTCGATGGTATGGCGGTCGCCATAGCGCATATCGGCCAGTACGGGTCCGGGCATACGGACGCGATCATTGCGACCGATCAGGCGGCCGCACAGGCTTTTCTGCGCAACGTCGACAGCGCCATTGTCATGCATAACGCCTCGACCCAGTTTGCCGACGGTGGTGAGTTCGGTTTCGGAGCGGAAATCGGCATCGCAACAGGGCGTCTCCATGCGCGCGGGCCAGTGGGCGCACAGCATCTGACTACTTACAAGTACCACGTCATCGGTACAGGAACCGTTCGGGCGTGA
- a CDS encoding nicotinate-nucleotide adenylyltransferase, with the protein MSSRAGPAIGLFGGSFNPAHAGHRHVADAGLRELQLDQVWWLVSPQNPLKPAQPSPYDRAKSIASMDLPYAMKISHVESDLNTRYTIDLIKRLQEQQPFARFVLLMGSDNLAQLPRWKDWQGIMRRVPVAIIARPGDPVRARLGRVARHMADHRIPERFAHTLKDTSAPAWTYLTLPFNSLSSSALRAAER; encoded by the coding sequence ATGAGTAGCCGCGCTGGACCCGCAATCGGTCTGTTCGGCGGATCGTTCAATCCTGCGCATGCCGGGCATCGCCATGTCGCTGACGCAGGCTTGCGCGAATTGCAGCTCGATCAGGTCTGGTGGCTCGTGAGCCCGCAAAACCCTCTGAAACCAGCGCAACCGAGCCCCTATGACCGCGCCAAATCTATCGCCAGCATGGACCTGCCCTACGCCATGAAGATCAGTCATGTCGAAAGCGATCTGAACACGCGCTACACGATCGATCTGATCAAACGGCTGCAGGAACAACAGCCATTTGCGCGTTTCGTGCTTCTCATGGGCTCGGACAATCTCGCACAGCTGCCCCGCTGGAAGGACTGGCAGGGGATCATGCGCCGCGTTCCCGTCGCGATCATCGCACGCCCCGGTGATCCCGTGAGGGCCAGACTAGGTCGCGTCGCACGGCATATGGCGGATCACCGGATTCCAGAAAGGTTCGCCCACACGCTAAAGGACACGTCCGCCCCGGCCTGGACCTATCTCACCCTGCCTTTCAATTCACTGTCATCCAGTGCACTTCGTGCTGCGGAGCGATGA
- the rsfS gene encoding ribosome silencing factor, translated as MLRIRPNPLGDITLSNQTAHKGFLEAGSPEADKLHDDSAALSTYVRDILDENSAQDILEIDIKEKSSVADYMVVASGRSNRHVGALADYVLRGLKQAGFKDIGTEGQDGQDWVLIDAGDVILHIFRPEVRVFYNLEKIWSVPLPDGLRQIAEQAPDDTQA; from the coding sequence ATGCTACGGATCCGCCCAAATCCTCTAGGAGACATCACCCTGTCAAACCAAACTGCCCATAAAGGCTTCCTCGAAGCCGGTTCCCCTGAAGCGGACAAGCTGCATGACGATTCTGCGGCCCTGTCGACCTATGTGCGCGATATTCTCGACGAGAATTCGGCGCAGGACATTCTGGAAATCGATATCAAGGAAAAGTCGTCCGTTGCAGACTATATGGTCGTCGCTTCGGGACGCTCCAACCGACATGTCGGTGCGCTGGCCGATTACGTGCTGCGTGGCCTGAAACAGGCTGGTTTCAAGGATATCGGCACCGAAGGTCAGGACGGTCAGGATTGGGTTCTGATCGATGCAGGCGATGTCATTCTGCACATTTTCCGTCCCGAAGTCCGCGTCTTCTATAATCTGGAAAAGATCTGGTCAGTTCCCCTGCCTGACGGTCTGCGCCAGATTGCCGAGCAGGCCCCGGACGACACACAGGCGTGA